A single Epinephelus lanceolatus isolate andai-2023 chromosome 22, ASM4190304v1, whole genome shotgun sequence DNA region contains:
- the LOC117258882 gene encoding protein NLRC3-like isoform X8 — MDDLEADRDRSESPVSSCQLSLKSDCSKELPLLFSIEPGPSDTKEKKRSHVSVEEQPSCCSLCQDVLKDPVSTSCGHWFCRQCISSYWDQSASSGDSSYPQCGDRSRTRAGLQTASQTSTVQTDSGLQEVLDEHKVSVRRRCERVTEGSDETGSETLLNRIYTELYITEGQSEEVNTQHEVKQLERASKMKTLHETPIKCQHIFKALPDQQKHIRVVLTNGVAGVGKTFTVQKFTLDWAEGLENQDVSVVILLSFRELNLIRDEKFSLLTLLRVFHPTLQKVTAEELAVCKVLFIFDGLDESRLALDFHNNEVVTDVTQKSSVNVLLTNLMEGKLLPSALVWITSRPAAANQIPPACVDRVTEVRGFTDAQKEEYFRRRVSDEERSSRIISHMKTSRSLHIMCLIPVFCWITATVLDHMLTTEQRGELPKTLTDLYSHFLLVQTKRKKNKYDEGHETSPQELTEADRDVLLKLGRLAFEHLEKGNIMFYQEDLEQCGLDVTEALVYSGVCTEIFKRESVIFQKTVYCFVHLSVQEFLAAVYLFHCFTNRNTKVLEDFLGTDQDNYRSLDVFLQKAMEKSLQSGQKNGHLDLFVRFLHGLSLESNQRLLGSLLGRTDNSPEIIQRAINNLKEMNMYNVSPDRSINIFHCLLEMNDLSVHQEIQEFLKSENRSEKKLSEIHCSALAYMLQMSEEVLDELDVDEYNTTREGRRRLIPAVRNCRKARFTWCRLSETHCEVVASALKSNPSHLRELDLSGNRDLRDSGMKQLCAGLESPNCRLETLRLRSCSLSEISCVSLASALKSNPSHLRELELSDNKLQDSGVKQLCDFLESPHCKLETLRVEKCSLSEISCVSLASALKSNPSHLRELDLSFNNLQDSGVKQLCDFLESPHCKLETLRLKSCSLSEISCVSLASALKSNPSHLRELDLSYNKLQDSDVKLLCDLKESPHCKLETLRWRL, encoded by the exons ATGGATGATTTGGAGGCAGACAGGGACAGATCAGAGTCTCCAGTGTCcagctgtcagctgtctttGAAGAGTGACTGCAGTAAAGAGCTTCCTCTACTCTTCAGTATTGAACCTGGACCCTCAGACACAAA agagaagaagaggagtcatgtttctgtggAGGAGCAGCCGTCCTGCTGTAGTTTGTGTCAGGACGTCCTGAAGGATCCAGTCTCTACCAGCTGTGGACACTGGTTCTGCAGACAGTGCATCAGCTCATACTGGGACCAGTCTGCTTCATCAGGAGACTCCTCCTATCCCCAGTGTGGAGACAGATCCAGAACAagagctggactgcagacagCCAGTCAGACCAGCACTGTACAAA CAGACAGTGGTCTGCAGGAGGTTTTAGATGAACATAAGGTCAGTGTGAGGAGGAGATGTGAACGTGTGACTGAAGGAAgtgatgaaacaggaagtgaaacccTCCTCAACAGGATCTACACTgagctctacatcacagagggacagagtgaAGAGGTTAATACCCAACATGAGGTGAAGCAGCTTGAGAGAGCTTCTAAGATGAAGACCCTCCATGAAACTCCAATCAAGTGTCAGCACATCTTTAAAGCCTTACCTgaccaacagaaacacatcagagTGGTTCTGACCAACGGCGTCGCTGGCGTTGGAAAAAccttcacagtgcagaagttCACTCTGGACTGGGCCGAGGGTTTGGAAAACCAAGATGTCAGTGTGGTGATTCTGCTTTCGTTCAGGGAGCTGAACTTGATCAGAGATGAGAAGTTCAGTCTTCTCACTCTGCTCCGTGTTTTCCATCCAACATTACAGAAGGTCACAGCAGAGGAGCTCGCTGTCTGTAAAGTTCTGTTCATCTTTGACGGCCTGGATGAAAGCAGACTGGCTCTGGATTTCCACAACAATGAGGTTGTGACTGATGTCACACAGAAGTCATCAGTCAACGTGCTGTTGACAAACCTCATGGAGGGGAAGCTGCTTCCCTCGGCTCTGGTCTGGATAACTTCCcgacctgcagcagccaatcagatccctcCTGCATGTGTTGACAGGGTAACAGAAGTACGAGGCTTCACTGACGCCCAGAAGGAGGAGTACTTCAGGAGGAGAGTCAGTGATGAAGAGCGGTCCAGCAGAATCATCTCACACATGAAGACATCCAGGAGCCTCCACATCATGTGTCTAatcccagtcttctgctggatcactgctacagttctgGATCACATGTTGActacagagcagagaggagagctgcCCAAGACCCTGACTGACCTGTACTCACACTTCCTGCTGGttcagacaaagaggaagaagaacaaGTATGATGAGGGACATGAGACCAGTCCACAGGAGCTGACAGAGGCTGACAGGGACGTTCTTCTGAAGCTGGGGAGGCTGGCGTTTGAACATCTGGAGAAAGGAAACATCATGTTCTACCAAGAAGACCTGGAGCAGTGTGGTCTTGATGTCACAGAGGCCTTGGTGTACTCAGGAGTTTGTACAGAGATCTTcaaaagagagtctgtgatcttCCAGAAAACAGTCTACTGCTTCGTTCATCTGAGCGTTCAGGAGTTTCTGGCTGCAGTCTACCTGTTCCACTGTTTCACCAACAGGAACACAAAGGTACTGGAGGACTTCCTGGGGACAGACCAGGATAATTACAGATCCCTGGATGTCTTCTTACAGAAAGCCATGGAGAAATCCCTCCAAAGTGGTCAAAAAAATGGTCACCTGGATCTGTTTGTCCGCTTCCTTCATGGCCTCTCTCTGGAGTCCAACCAGAGACTGTTAGGAAGCCTTTTGGGTCGGACAGACAACAGTCCAGAAATCATCCAGAGAGCCATCAACAACCTGAAGGAGATGAACATGTATAATGTTTCTCCTGACAGAAGCATCAACATCTTCCACTGTCTGCTGGAGATGAACGACCTCTCAGTACATCAGGAGATCCAAGAGTTCCTGAAGTCAGAGAACAGATCAGAGAAGAAACTCTCAGAGATCCACTGCTCAGCTCTGGCCTACATGCTGCAGATGTCAGAGGAGGTTCTGGATGAGTTGGACGTGGACGAATACAACACAACAAGGGAGGGACGACGGAGACTGATTCCAGCTGTGAGGAACTGCAGAAAGGCTCG ATTTACTTGGTGTAGACTCTCAGAGACTCACTGTGAAGTCgtggcctcagctctgaagtccaacccctcccatctgagagagctggacctgagtgGAAACAGGGACCTGCGGGATTCAGGAATGAAGCAGCTGTGTGCTGGACTGGAGAGTCCAAACTGTAGACTGGAGACTCTGAG actgaggagctgcagtttgtcagagatcagctgtgtttcactggcctcagctctgaagtccaacccctcccatctgagagagctggagctgagtgacaacaagctgcaggattcaggagtgaagcagctgtgtgattttctggaGAGTCCACACTGTAAACTGGAGACTCTGAG AGTGGAGAAATGCAGTTTgtcagagatcagctgtgtttcactggcctcagctctgaagtccaacccctcccatctgagagagctggacctgagcttcaacaacctgcaggattcaggagtgaagcagctgtgtgattttctggaGAGTCCACACTGTAAACTGGAGACTCTGAG ACTGAAGAGCTGCAGTTTgtcagagatcagctgtgtttcactggcctcagctctgaagtccaacccctcccatctgagagagtTGGACCTGAGCTACAACAAGCTGCAGGATTCAGAtgtgaagctgctgtgtgatcTGAAGGAGAGTCCACACTGTAAACTGGAGACTCTGAG ATGGAGGCTATGA
- the LOC117258882 gene encoding protein NLRC3-like isoform X17 yields the protein MDDLEADRDRSESPVSSCQLSLKSDCSKELPLLFSIEPGPSDTKEKKRSHVSVEEQPSCCSLCQDVLKDPVSTSCGHWFCRQCISSYWDQSASSGDSSYPQCGDRSRTRAGLQTASQTSTVQTDSGLQEVLDEHKVSVRRRCERVTEGSDETGSETLLNRIYTELYITEGQSEEVNTQHEVKQLERASKMKTLHETPIKCQHIFKALPDQQKHIRVVLTNGVAGVGKTFTVQKFTLDWAEGLENQDVSVVILLSFRELNLIRDEKFSLLTLLRVFHPTLQKVTAEELAVCKVLFIFDGLDESRLALDFHNNEVVTDVTQKSSVNVLLTNLMEGKLLPSALVWITSRPAAANQIPPACVDRVTEVRGFTDAQKEEYFRRRVSDEERSSRIISHMKTSRSLHIMCLIPVFCWITATVLDHMLTTEQRGELPKTLTDLYSHFLLVQTKRKKNKYDEGHETSPQELTEADRDVLLKLGRLAFEHLEKGNIMFYQEDLEQCGLDVTEALVYSGVCTEIFKRESVIFQKTVYCFVHLSVQEFLAAVYLFHCFTNRNTKVLEDFLGTDQDNYRSLDVFLQKAMEKSLQSGQKNGHLDLFVRFLHGLSLESNQRLLGSLLGRTDNSPEIIQRAINNLKEMNMYNVSPDRSINIFHCLLEMNDLSVHQEIQEFLKSENRSEKKLSEIHCSALAYMLQMSEEVLDELDVDEYNTTREGRRRLIPAVRNCRKARFTWCRLSETHCEVVASALKSNPSHLRELDLSGNRDLRDSGMKQLCAGLESPNCRLETLRLRSCSLSEISCVSLASALKSNPSHLRELELSDNKLQDSGVKQLCDFLESPHCKLETLRVEKCSLSEISCVSLASALKSNPSHLRELDLSFNNLQDSGVKQLCDFLESPHCKLETLRLKSCSLSEISCVSLASALKSNPSHLRELDLSYNKLQDSDVKLLCDLKESPHCKLETLRSVEDRQTEQSANQIREKLVEIMCLS from the exons ATGGATGATTTGGAGGCAGACAGGGACAGATCAGAGTCTCCAGTGTCcagctgtcagctgtctttGAAGAGTGACTGCAGTAAAGAGCTTCCTCTACTCTTCAGTATTGAACCTGGACCCTCAGACACAAA agagaagaagaggagtcatgtttctgtggAGGAGCAGCCGTCCTGCTGTAGTTTGTGTCAGGACGTCCTGAAGGATCCAGTCTCTACCAGCTGTGGACACTGGTTCTGCAGACAGTGCATCAGCTCATACTGGGACCAGTCTGCTTCATCAGGAGACTCCTCCTATCCCCAGTGTGGAGACAGATCCAGAACAagagctggactgcagacagCCAGTCAGACCAGCACTGTACAAA CAGACAGTGGTCTGCAGGAGGTTTTAGATGAACATAAGGTCAGTGTGAGGAGGAGATGTGAACGTGTGACTGAAGGAAgtgatgaaacaggaagtgaaacccTCCTCAACAGGATCTACACTgagctctacatcacagagggacagagtgaAGAGGTTAATACCCAACATGAGGTGAAGCAGCTTGAGAGAGCTTCTAAGATGAAGACCCTCCATGAAACTCCAATCAAGTGTCAGCACATCTTTAAAGCCTTACCTgaccaacagaaacacatcagagTGGTTCTGACCAACGGCGTCGCTGGCGTTGGAAAAAccttcacagtgcagaagttCACTCTGGACTGGGCCGAGGGTTTGGAAAACCAAGATGTCAGTGTGGTGATTCTGCTTTCGTTCAGGGAGCTGAACTTGATCAGAGATGAGAAGTTCAGTCTTCTCACTCTGCTCCGTGTTTTCCATCCAACATTACAGAAGGTCACAGCAGAGGAGCTCGCTGTCTGTAAAGTTCTGTTCATCTTTGACGGCCTGGATGAAAGCAGACTGGCTCTGGATTTCCACAACAATGAGGTTGTGACTGATGTCACACAGAAGTCATCAGTCAACGTGCTGTTGACAAACCTCATGGAGGGGAAGCTGCTTCCCTCGGCTCTGGTCTGGATAACTTCCcgacctgcagcagccaatcagatccctcCTGCATGTGTTGACAGGGTAACAGAAGTACGAGGCTTCACTGACGCCCAGAAGGAGGAGTACTTCAGGAGGAGAGTCAGTGATGAAGAGCGGTCCAGCAGAATCATCTCACACATGAAGACATCCAGGAGCCTCCACATCATGTGTCTAatcccagtcttctgctggatcactgctacagttctgGATCACATGTTGActacagagcagagaggagagctgcCCAAGACCCTGACTGACCTGTACTCACACTTCCTGCTGGttcagacaaagaggaagaagaacaaGTATGATGAGGGACATGAGACCAGTCCACAGGAGCTGACAGAGGCTGACAGGGACGTTCTTCTGAAGCTGGGGAGGCTGGCGTTTGAACATCTGGAGAAAGGAAACATCATGTTCTACCAAGAAGACCTGGAGCAGTGTGGTCTTGATGTCACAGAGGCCTTGGTGTACTCAGGAGTTTGTACAGAGATCTTcaaaagagagtctgtgatcttCCAGAAAACAGTCTACTGCTTCGTTCATCTGAGCGTTCAGGAGTTTCTGGCTGCAGTCTACCTGTTCCACTGTTTCACCAACAGGAACACAAAGGTACTGGAGGACTTCCTGGGGACAGACCAGGATAATTACAGATCCCTGGATGTCTTCTTACAGAAAGCCATGGAGAAATCCCTCCAAAGTGGTCAAAAAAATGGTCACCTGGATCTGTTTGTCCGCTTCCTTCATGGCCTCTCTCTGGAGTCCAACCAGAGACTGTTAGGAAGCCTTTTGGGTCGGACAGACAACAGTCCAGAAATCATCCAGAGAGCCATCAACAACCTGAAGGAGATGAACATGTATAATGTTTCTCCTGACAGAAGCATCAACATCTTCCACTGTCTGCTGGAGATGAACGACCTCTCAGTACATCAGGAGATCCAAGAGTTCCTGAAGTCAGAGAACAGATCAGAGAAGAAACTCTCAGAGATCCACTGCTCAGCTCTGGCCTACATGCTGCAGATGTCAGAGGAGGTTCTGGATGAGTTGGACGTGGACGAATACAACACAACAAGGGAGGGACGACGGAGACTGATTCCAGCTGTGAGGAACTGCAGAAAGGCTCG ATTTACTTGGTGTAGACTCTCAGAGACTCACTGTGAAGTCgtggcctcagctctgaagtccaacccctcccatctgagagagctggacctgagtgGAAACAGGGACCTGCGGGATTCAGGAATGAAGCAGCTGTGTGCTGGACTGGAGAGTCCAAACTGTAGACTGGAGACTCTGAG actgaggagctgcagtttgtcagagatcagctgtgtttcactggcctcagctctgaagtccaacccctcccatctgagagagctggagctgagtgacaacaagctgcaggattcaggagtgaagcagctgtgtgattttctggaGAGTCCACACTGTAAACTGGAGACTCTGAG AGTGGAGAAATGCAGTTTgtcagagatcagctgtgtttcactggcctcagctctgaagtccaacccctcccatctgagagagctggacctgagcttcaacaacctgcaggattcaggagtgaagcagctgtgtgattttctggaGAGTCCACACTGTAAACTGGAGACTCTGAG ACTGAAGAGCTGCAGTTTgtcagagatcagctgtgtttcactggcctcagctctgaagtccaacccctcccatctgagagagtTGGACCTGAGCTACAACAAGCTGCAGGATTCAGAtgtgaagctgctgtgtgatcTGAAGGAGAGTCCACACTGTAAACTGGAGACTCTGAGGTCAGTAGAGG acagacagacagaacagtcagccaatcagatcagAGAGAAGCTTGTTGAGATCATGTGTTTAAGTTGA
- the LOC117258882 gene encoding protein NLRC3-like isoform X9, with the protein MDDLEADRDRSESPVSSCQLSLKSDCSKELPLLFSIEPGPSDTKEKKRSHVSVEEQPSCCSLCQDVLKDPVSTSCGHWFCRQCISSYWDQSASSGDSSYPQCGDRSRTRAGLQTASQTSTVQNSGLQEVLDEHKVSVRRRCERVTEGSDETGSETLLNRIYTELYITEGQSEEVNTQHEVKQLERASKMKTLHETPIKCQHIFKALPDQQKHIRVVLTNGVAGVGKTFTVQKFTLDWAEGLENQDVSVVILLSFRELNLIRDEKFSLLTLLRVFHPTLQKVTAEELAVCKVLFIFDGLDESRLALDFHNNEVVTDVTQKSSVNVLLTNLMEGKLLPSALVWITSRPAAANQIPPACVDRVTEVRGFTDAQKEEYFRRRVSDEERSSRIISHMKTSRSLHIMCLIPVFCWITATVLDHMLTTEQRGELPKTLTDLYSHFLLVQTKRKKNKYDEGHETSPQELTEADRDVLLKLGRLAFEHLEKGNIMFYQEDLEQCGLDVTEALVYSGVCTEIFKRESVIFQKTVYCFVHLSVQEFLAAVYLFHCFTNRNTKVLEDFLGTDQDNYRSLDVFLQKAMEKSLQSGQKNGHLDLFVRFLHGLSLESNQRLLGSLLGRTDNSPEIIQRAINNLKEMNMYNVSPDRSINIFHCLLEMNDLSVHQEIQEFLKSENRSEKKLSEIHCSALAYMLQMSEEVLDELDVDEYNTTREGRRRLIPAVRNCRKARFTWCRLSETHCEVVASALKSNPSHLRELDLSGNRDLRDSGMKQLCAGLESPNCRLETLRLRSCSLSEISCVSLASALKSNPSHLRELELSDNKLQDSGVKQLCDFLESPHCKLETLRVEKCSLSEISCVSLASALKSNPSHLRELDLSFNNLQDSGVKQLCDFLESPHCKLETLRLKSCSLSEISCVSLASALKSNPSHLRELDLSYNKLQDSDVKLLCDLKESPHCKLETLRWRL; encoded by the exons ATGGATGATTTGGAGGCAGACAGGGACAGATCAGAGTCTCCAGTGTCcagctgtcagctgtctttGAAGAGTGACTGCAGTAAAGAGCTTCCTCTACTCTTCAGTATTGAACCTGGACCCTCAGACACAAA agagaagaagaggagtcatgtttctgtggAGGAGCAGCCGTCCTGCTGTAGTTTGTGTCAGGACGTCCTGAAGGATCCAGTCTCTACCAGCTGTGGACACTGGTTCTGCAGACAGTGCATCAGCTCATACTGGGACCAGTCTGCTTCATCAGGAGACTCCTCCTATCCCCAGTGTGGAGACAGATCCAGAACAagagctggactgcagacagCCAGTCAGACCAGCACTGTACAAA ACAGTGGTCTGCAGGAGGTTTTAGATGAACATAAGGTCAGTGTGAGGAGGAGATGTGAACGTGTGACTGAAGGAAgtgatgaaacaggaagtgaaacccTCCTCAACAGGATCTACACTgagctctacatcacagagggacagagtgaAGAGGTTAATACCCAACATGAGGTGAAGCAGCTTGAGAGAGCTTCTAAGATGAAGACCCTCCATGAAACTCCAATCAAGTGTCAGCACATCTTTAAAGCCTTACCTgaccaacagaaacacatcagagTGGTTCTGACCAACGGCGTCGCTGGCGTTGGAAAAAccttcacagtgcagaagttCACTCTGGACTGGGCCGAGGGTTTGGAAAACCAAGATGTCAGTGTGGTGATTCTGCTTTCGTTCAGGGAGCTGAACTTGATCAGAGATGAGAAGTTCAGTCTTCTCACTCTGCTCCGTGTTTTCCATCCAACATTACAGAAGGTCACAGCAGAGGAGCTCGCTGTCTGTAAAGTTCTGTTCATCTTTGACGGCCTGGATGAAAGCAGACTGGCTCTGGATTTCCACAACAATGAGGTTGTGACTGATGTCACACAGAAGTCATCAGTCAACGTGCTGTTGACAAACCTCATGGAGGGGAAGCTGCTTCCCTCGGCTCTGGTCTGGATAACTTCCcgacctgcagcagccaatcagatccctcCTGCATGTGTTGACAGGGTAACAGAAGTACGAGGCTTCACTGACGCCCAGAAGGAGGAGTACTTCAGGAGGAGAGTCAGTGATGAAGAGCGGTCCAGCAGAATCATCTCACACATGAAGACATCCAGGAGCCTCCACATCATGTGTCTAatcccagtcttctgctggatcactgctacagttctgGATCACATGTTGActacagagcagagaggagagctgcCCAAGACCCTGACTGACCTGTACTCACACTTCCTGCTGGttcagacaaagaggaagaagaacaaGTATGATGAGGGACATGAGACCAGTCCACAGGAGCTGACAGAGGCTGACAGGGACGTTCTTCTGAAGCTGGGGAGGCTGGCGTTTGAACATCTGGAGAAAGGAAACATCATGTTCTACCAAGAAGACCTGGAGCAGTGTGGTCTTGATGTCACAGAGGCCTTGGTGTACTCAGGAGTTTGTACAGAGATCTTcaaaagagagtctgtgatcttCCAGAAAACAGTCTACTGCTTCGTTCATCTGAGCGTTCAGGAGTTTCTGGCTGCAGTCTACCTGTTCCACTGTTTCACCAACAGGAACACAAAGGTACTGGAGGACTTCCTGGGGACAGACCAGGATAATTACAGATCCCTGGATGTCTTCTTACAGAAAGCCATGGAGAAATCCCTCCAAAGTGGTCAAAAAAATGGTCACCTGGATCTGTTTGTCCGCTTCCTTCATGGCCTCTCTCTGGAGTCCAACCAGAGACTGTTAGGAAGCCTTTTGGGTCGGACAGACAACAGTCCAGAAATCATCCAGAGAGCCATCAACAACCTGAAGGAGATGAACATGTATAATGTTTCTCCTGACAGAAGCATCAACATCTTCCACTGTCTGCTGGAGATGAACGACCTCTCAGTACATCAGGAGATCCAAGAGTTCCTGAAGTCAGAGAACAGATCAGAGAAGAAACTCTCAGAGATCCACTGCTCAGCTCTGGCCTACATGCTGCAGATGTCAGAGGAGGTTCTGGATGAGTTGGACGTGGACGAATACAACACAACAAGGGAGGGACGACGGAGACTGATTCCAGCTGTGAGGAACTGCAGAAAGGCTCG ATTTACTTGGTGTAGACTCTCAGAGACTCACTGTGAAGTCgtggcctcagctctgaagtccaacccctcccatctgagagagctggacctgagtgGAAACAGGGACCTGCGGGATTCAGGAATGAAGCAGCTGTGTGCTGGACTGGAGAGTCCAAACTGTAGACTGGAGACTCTGAG actgaggagctgcagtttgtcagagatcagctgtgtttcactggcctcagctctgaagtccaacccctcccatctgagagagctggagctgagtgacaacaagctgcaggattcaggagtgaagcagctgtgtgattttctggaGAGTCCACACTGTAAACTGGAGACTCTGAG AGTGGAGAAATGCAGTTTgtcagagatcagctgtgtttcactggcctcagctctgaagtccaacccctcccatctgagagagctggacctgagcttcaacaacctgcaggattcaggagtgaagcagctgtgtgattttctggaGAGTCCACACTGTAAACTGGAGACTCTGAG ACTGAAGAGCTGCAGTTTgtcagagatcagctgtgtttcactggcctcagctctgaagtccaacccctcccatctgagagagtTGGACCTGAGCTACAACAAGCTGCAGGATTCAGAtgtgaagctgctgtgtgatcTGAAGGAGAGTCCACACTGTAAACTGGAGACTCTGAG ATGGAGGCTATGA